One Actinomadura viridis genomic region harbors:
- a CDS encoding RDD family protein produces MAAADQASTAGPLPGEEPSEEGGPSGLAEPGQRLLARIVDTLVVGLPVVVVVREVVPAGGVDVVAPAAVAGFLLLYEWIQLALWGRTLGKRFAGIEVVRQTASEGISAAPEAHDPPPDSKEGPGLLAGAVEPLGEGAEPSREGEGPLPESFEKPGRLGLARSLLRTATYALPIAVRPVPVFGVVAGLFWVGNAAMMYEGERRQALHDRLAGTVVVKRGAA; encoded by the coding sequence ATGGCGGCGGCGGATCAGGCGTCCACGGCCGGCCCGCTCCCCGGAGAGGAGCCCTCGGAGGAAGGGGGCCCGTCCGGCCTGGCCGAGCCCGGGCAGCGGCTGCTCGCCCGGATCGTCGACACCCTCGTGGTGGGGCTGCCCGTGGTGGTGGTCGTGCGCGAGGTCGTCCCGGCCGGGGGCGTCGACGTCGTCGCGCCGGCGGCCGTCGCGGGATTCCTCCTGCTGTACGAGTGGATTCAGCTCGCCCTCTGGGGCCGCACTCTCGGCAAGCGCTTCGCCGGTATCGAAGTCGTGCGCCAGACGGCCTCAGAGGGCATATCAGCGGCGCCGGAGGCCCATGACCCCCCACCGGACTCCAAGGAAGGTCCCGGGCTTCTTGCGGGCGCCGTAGAGCCTCTTGGAGAGGGTGCAGAACCCTCAAGGGAAGGTGAAGGTCCCCTTCCAGAGTCGTTCGAGAAGCCAGGCCGTCTTGGCTTGGCGCGTTCCCTGCTGCGGACCGCCACGTATGCGCTTCCTATTGCCGTGCGGCCGGTCCCCGTGTTCGGTGTGGTCGCCGGTCTCTTCTGGGTGGGGAACGCGGCGATGATGTACGAGGGCGAACGCCGCCAGGCGTTGCATGACCGGCTCGCCGGGACGGTCGTCGTGAAGCGCGGTGCCGCCTGA
- the add gene encoding adenosine deaminase, giving the protein MRDLASLPKAHLHVHLESTVRWPTLREIGKANGVTFPEHLEAGHTFGGFADFFVQNDLVRSSLRRAEDFRRIAYEYCEDEAAQGTRYAEVSFTAAAHGERVGDLEMPLVAVLEGLARGGAEFGIECRLILDHSRRRSVERAWRTLDLARRYEEVVAIGLAGDEAHPGDPFTAVFEAAGEAGLHVVHHAGEAEGAASIRQALTAGRTERLGHGIRVLDDPDLVAEVRDRRIPLEVCPSSNVVLGFAPSPAEHPFQRLREAGLVVTVNTDIPSMTGTRLAGEYALVRDTFGYDDAVLAELARASVASSFAPEAVKARIGAGIDAWLATAAGKPEEPTGPTEPVESGVDPLANGHAQ; this is encoded by the coding sequence GTGCGTGACCTCGCGAGCCTCCCCAAGGCACATCTGCATGTCCATCTGGAGAGCACCGTACGATGGCCGACCCTCCGGGAGATCGGGAAGGCCAACGGCGTCACCTTCCCCGAGCATCTGGAGGCCGGGCATACCTTCGGCGGCTTCGCCGACTTCTTCGTCCAGAACGACCTGGTGCGCTCATCCCTGCGGCGCGCCGAGGACTTCCGCCGGATCGCCTACGAGTACTGCGAGGACGAGGCCGCCCAGGGCACGCGCTACGCGGAGGTGTCGTTCACTGCCGCGGCGCATGGCGAACGGGTCGGCGATCTGGAGATGCCGCTGGTCGCCGTCCTGGAGGGCCTGGCCAGGGGAGGCGCGGAGTTCGGCATCGAATGCCGGCTGATCCTGGACCATTCCCGCCGCAGATCCGTGGAGCGCGCCTGGCGGACGCTGGACCTGGCGCGGCGGTACGAGGAGGTCGTCGCCATCGGGCTGGCGGGCGACGAGGCCCATCCGGGCGACCCGTTCACGGCGGTCTTCGAGGCGGCCGGGGAGGCGGGGCTCCACGTCGTCCACCACGCGGGCGAGGCGGAGGGCGCCGCCAGCATCCGGCAGGCCCTGACGGCGGGACGGACCGAGCGGCTGGGACACGGCATCCGCGTCCTGGACGATCCCGACCTGGTGGCGGAGGTACGGGACCGGCGGATCCCCCTGGAGGTCTGCCCCTCGTCCAACGTGGTCCTCGGATTCGCCCCCTCGCCCGCCGAGCACCCCTTCCAGCGCCTCCGCGAGGCCGGCCTCGTCGTGACGGTCAACACCGACATCCCGTCGATGACCGGGACGCGGCTGGCCGGGGAGTACGCGCTCGTGCGGGACACGTTCGGCTACGACGACGCCGTCCTCGCGGAACTGGCCCGGGCGAGCGTCGCGTCCTCCTTCGCCCCCGAGGCCGTCAAGGCCCGGATCGGCGCGGGGATCGACGCGTGGCTCGCCACGGCGGCCGGGAAGCCTGAGGAGCCCACAGGGCCCACGGAGCCCGTGGAGTCCGGGGTGGATCCCCTCGCGAACGGTCACGCTCAGTAA
- a CDS encoding RDD family protein, with translation MSRSPRRGRPYPPPGPPSQGQGAYGPPPPYQGSQWQQPQQQGPHQPGRPPAQQWQNQSPPQQNWQQQTAEGYGDHGDYGYYDGGHDGVGEAADLPLAPVIRRAGARLLDNALVAVFGFALVLPVVIGTIGLGSAGSKADTEGGIWNWPIIFTLFAVLSVLPFIYEAVQLSLWGRTLGKRMMHIGVVQVRPAGDAVTTTQAVWRAGVVHVGYQIGVFFFLVLAVMVWEYFAYGMLLVWIGGLMAYLWAIWDQPLHQSLHDRFSGTVVIDEREEYGEHGEQDEYGQYREHEG, from the coding sequence ATGAGTAGATCCCCCCGCCGCGGCAGGCCGTACCCCCCGCCGGGCCCCCCGTCCCAAGGGCAGGGTGCGTACGGTCCTCCGCCTCCCTATCAGGGCTCCCAATGGCAGCAGCCGCAACAGCAAGGGCCGCACCAGCCGGGCCGGCCTCCGGCGCAGCAATGGCAGAACCAGTCCCCTCCCCAGCAGAACTGGCAGCAGCAGACCGCCGAGGGCTACGGCGACCACGGGGACTATGGCTACTACGACGGCGGTCACGACGGCGTGGGAGAGGCGGCGGATCTGCCGCTCGCCCCCGTCATCCGGCGGGCCGGTGCGCGCCTTCTGGACAACGCGCTCGTCGCGGTCTTCGGATTCGCGCTCGTGCTGCCGGTCGTCATCGGCACGATCGGCCTGGGCTCGGCCGGAAGCAAGGCCGACACCGAGGGCGGCATCTGGAACTGGCCGATCATCTTCACGCTCTTCGCGGTCCTGTCGGTGCTGCCCTTTATCTACGAGGCGGTGCAGCTTTCCCTGTGGGGCCGCACTCTGGGCAAGCGCATGATGCACATCGGCGTCGTCCAGGTACGGCCCGCGGGTGACGCGGTGACGACCACCCAGGCGGTATGGCGCGCGGGAGTCGTCCACGTCGGTTACCAGATCGGCGTGTTCTTCTTCCTCGTCCTCGCGGTGATGGTCTGGGAGTACTTCGCCTACGGAATGCTCCTCGTGTGGATCGGTGGGCTGATGGCCTACCTGTGGGCCATCTGGGACCAGCCGCTGCACCAGTCCCTGCACGATCGCTTCTCCGGCACGGTCGTCATCGACGAGCGTGAGGAGTACGGCGAGCACGGCGAGCAGGACGAGTACGGCCAGTACCGCGAACACGAGGGGTAG
- a CDS encoding histone-like nucleoid-structuring protein Lsr2, protein MAQKVQVLLVDDLDGGEADETVAFSIDGASYEIDLSSANAKKLRDSLQPFVEKSRKAGATTRRRRQRGASSRERSAEIRAWAKDHGIKVNERGRIPANVIEKYEAAH, encoded by the coding sequence ATGGCACAGAAGGTTCAGGTGCTTCTCGTCGACGACCTCGACGGTGGCGAGGCGGACGAGACCGTAGCGTTCTCGATCGACGGCGCCTCGTACGAGATCGACCTCAGTAGCGCCAACGCTAAGAAGCTGCGGGATTCTCTCCAGCCGTTCGTGGAGAAGTCCCGTAAGGCAGGCGCCACCACCCGCCGCCGTCGTCAGCGCGGCGCCTCAAGCCGTGAGCGCAGCGCCGAGATCCGTGCCTGGGCCAAGGACCATGGCATCAAGGTCAATGAGCGTGGACGCATCCCGGCCAATGTGATCGAGAAGTACGAGGCCGCCCACTGA
- a CDS encoding ATP-dependent Clp protease ATP-binding subunit translates to MFERFTDRARRVVVLAQEEARMLNHNYIGTEHILLGLIHEGEGVAAKALESLGISLEAVRQQVEEIIGQGQQAPSGHIPFTPRAKKVLELSLREALQLGHNYIGTEHILLGLIREGEGVAAQVLVKLGADLNRVRQQVIQLLHGYQGKEPAASGGPSESAPSTSLVLDQFGRNLTQAAREGKLDPVIGRDKEIERVMQVLSRRTKNNPVLVGEPGVGKTAVVEGLAQKIVKGEVPETLKDKQLYTLDLGALVAGSRYRGDFEERLKKVLKEIRTRGDIILFIDELHTLVGAGAAEGAIDAASILKPMLARGELQTIGATTLDEYRKHLEKDAALERRFQPIQVAEPSLSHTIEILKGLRDRYEAHHRVSITDSALVAAAQLADRYISDRFLPDKAIDLIDEAGSRMRIRRMTAPPDLREYDEKIADVRREKESAIDAQDFEKAAALRDSEKQLLGQKAQREKEWKAGDMDVVAEVTEELIAEVLATATGIPVFKLTEEESARLLRMEDELHKRVIGQEDAIKALSQSIRRTRAGLKDPKRPGGSFIFAGPSGVGKTELSKTLAEFLFGDEDALIQLDMSEFMEKHTVSRLFGSPPGYVGYEEGGQLTEKVRRKPFSVVLFDEIEKAHPDIFNSLLQILEDGRLTDAQGRVVDFKNTVIIMTTNLGTRDISKGQSLGFTRTNDEQGSYDRMKSKVNEELKQHFRPEFLNRVDDTVVFHQLTPKEIIQIVDLMIAKVDERLKDRDMGIELRQEAKDLLAERGYDPVLGARPLRRTIQREIEDQLSEKILYNEVTSGQIVIVGVEGTGEEATFTFKGVPKPSTVPDSPPPIEGAVNFNKD, encoded by the coding sequence ATGTTCGAGAGGTTCACCGACCGCGCGCGGCGGGTTGTCGTCCTGGCTCAGGAAGAGGCCAGGATGCTCAACCACAACTACATCGGTACCGAGCACATCCTCCTTGGTCTGATCCACGAGGGCGAGGGTGTGGCCGCGAAGGCGCTGGAGTCCCTGGGGATCAGCCTTGAGGCGGTGCGGCAGCAGGTCGAGGAGATCATCGGCCAGGGGCAGCAGGCGCCGTCGGGGCACATCCCCTTCACTCCGCGTGCCAAGAAGGTGCTGGAGCTGTCGCTGCGCGAGGCGTTGCAGCTGGGGCACAACTACATCGGTACCGAGCACATTCTTCTGGGGTTGATCCGGGAGGGTGAGGGTGTCGCGGCGCAGGTGCTGGTGAAGCTGGGCGCGGATCTGAACCGGGTCCGCCAGCAGGTGATCCAGTTGCTGCACGGCTACCAGGGCAAGGAGCCGGCCGCCTCCGGCGGTCCCTCCGAGTCGGCGCCCTCCACCTCTCTCGTGCTGGACCAGTTCGGCCGCAACCTCACGCAGGCCGCCCGGGAGGGCAAGCTCGACCCGGTGATCGGCCGGGACAAGGAGATCGAGCGGGTCATGCAGGTGCTGTCCCGCCGTACCAAGAACAACCCGGTGCTGGTGGGCGAGCCCGGTGTGGGCAAGACCGCCGTGGTCGAGGGGCTGGCGCAGAAGATCGTCAAGGGCGAGGTGCCCGAGACGCTCAAGGACAAGCAGCTCTACACCCTCGACCTGGGCGCGCTGGTCGCCGGTTCGCGCTACCGCGGTGACTTCGAGGAACGCCTGAAGAAGGTCCTCAAGGAGATCCGCACCCGGGGCGACATCATCCTGTTCATCGACGAGCTGCACACGCTCGTCGGCGCGGGCGCGGCCGAGGGCGCGATCGACGCGGCGTCCATTCTCAAGCCGATGCTGGCGCGTGGTGAGCTGCAGACGATCGGTGCGACGACGCTGGACGAGTACCGCAAGCACCTGGAGAAGGACGCGGCGCTGGAGCGCCGGTTCCAGCCGATCCAGGTGGCCGAGCCGTCGCTGAGCCACACCATCGAGATCCTCAAGGGCCTGCGGGACCGGTACGAGGCGCACCACCGGGTGTCGATCACCGACAGTGCTCTGGTGGCGGCGGCGCAGCTGGCCGACCGGTACATCAGTGACCGATTCCTGCCCGACAAGGCGATCGACCTGATCGACGAGGCGGGGTCGCGGATGCGGATCCGCCGGATGACGGCGCCGCCGGACCTGCGCGAGTACGACGAGAAGATCGCCGATGTGCGGCGTGAGAAGGAATCGGCGATCGACGCCCAGGACTTCGAGAAGGCCGCCGCGCTGCGCGACTCCGAGAAGCAGCTGCTGGGCCAGAAGGCACAGCGGGAGAAGGAGTGGAAGGCCGGCGACATGGACGTCGTGGCGGAGGTGACCGAGGAGCTGATCGCCGAGGTCCTGGCCACCGCCACCGGCATCCCGGTCTTCAAGCTGACCGAGGAGGAGTCGGCCCGGCTGCTGCGCATGGAGGACGAGCTCCACAAGCGCGTCATCGGCCAGGAAGACGCCATCAAGGCCCTGTCCCAGTCGATCCGCCGTACCCGCGCCGGGCTGAAGGACCCCAAGCGTCCCGGTGGCTCGTTCATCTTCGCCGGCCCCTCCGGAGTCGGTAAGACCGAGCTGTCCAAGACGCTGGCGGAGTTCCTGTTCGGGGACGAGGACGCGCTGATCCAGCTGGACATGTCGGAGTTCATGGAGAAGCACACGGTCTCGCGGCTGTTCGGTTCCCCGCCCGGCTACGTCGGGTACGAGGAGGGCGGCCAGCTGACCGAGAAGGTGCGGCGCAAGCCGTTCTCGGTGGTGCTGTTCGACGAGATCGAGAAGGCGCACCCCGACATCTTCAACTCGCTGCTGCAGATCCTGGAGGACGGTCGGCTGACCGACGCCCAGGGCCGGGTGGTGGACTTCAAGAACACCGTGATCATCATGACGACGAACCTGGGGACGCGTGACATCTCCAAGGGGCAGTCGCTGGGGTTCACCCGGACCAACGACGAGCAGGGTTCCTACGACCGGATGAAGTCGAAGGTCAACGAGGAGCTCAAGCAGCACTTCCGGCCCGAGTTCCTCAACCGGGTGGACGACACGGTGGTGTTCCACCAGCTCACTCCGAAGGAGATCATCCAGATCGTGGATCTGATGATCGCCAAGGTGGACGAGCGGCTCAAGGACCGTGACATGGGGATCGAGCTGCGGCAGGAGGCCAAGGACCTGCTGGCCGAGCGCGGGTACGACCCGGTGCTGGGGGCCCGGCCGCTGCGCCGGACGATCCAGCGGGAGATCGAGGACCAGCTGTCGGAGAAGATCCTCTACAACGAGGTCACCTCCGGGCAGATCGTGATCGTCGGTGTCGAGGGCACCGGCGAGGAGGCCACGTTCACCTTCAAGGGTGTGCCGAAGCCGTCGACGGTCCCCGACAGCCCGCCGCCGATCGAGGGCGCGGTCAACTTCAACAAAGACTGA